A window of Streptomyces sp. NBC_01241 genomic DNA:
CGACGAGGATCTTCGCCGCACGCTGTACCGCGTCCGACACATAGATGCTCTCAGCCGAACCGGACGTGGAGTCCATGCAACACCTCTTCGAGGATCTTCCTGTCAACGAGTTGAGCCGGCGGTGGCGCCTTGCGGCGTATCAGATGTCCTTGTTCCGTTAAATCGTTCAGCAGCAGCCGAGCCACTCCGACGGGCAGCTCCAGATGGCCCGCGACCTCGGCCACCGACAGATAGCCGCCGGAACACAGGTCCCAGATCGCCCGGACCTCGGGGCTCGGGTTCGGGGGCCGCTGACGGTCGGGGGCGATCATGACCAGAGTGACGAGGGAGAGGCCCTCGGCGTCGGGCAGGCCGCGTCCGCCGGTGATGACGTAGGACCGGACGAACCCGCTGCTGACCGCCTGCTCCTCGCCCGGCGTCGTCATGCTTCGCTTCCGGCGTTCTGGCGGAGCGGCGTGGTCATCGCCTTCCCCAGCGCGGTGACCTGCTGCTGCATACGGAAGGACATGGCCTCCATGTCCACGTCGGCCGCGGCGGCCGCCGCCAGGTAGGCGCCGGTACCCGCGGCGATCAGGAAGATCCAGCCGTGCTCGTACTCAAGGAGGGTCTGCCGCCAGCGACCGGGGGTCTGGGTGCCGATGAAGGGGGCGACGGCCCGGCTCAGCGACTGCATGGAGCTCATCGCCGCTGCCACGGTCTCCGCGTCGTCCCGGCCGATCTGGCTGGAGTTGGCCAGTAGCAGGCCGTCGGCGGAGACGAGGATCGCGTGCCGAGCGCCGGGTACCTGGAGCACATCGTTGAGCACCCAGGACAGATCGGGGTTCACTGGATCTCGGGTCCTTCCATCGTCGTCGTGTCACGTCCGGACCGGGTTCCGCGCTGGAACGCACCCAGGCGGGAGGCGGTCTCCTCGTTGCTGCGCGCCGGCTCGGGTTCGGCCGACGGCACCACGGACACCGGACTCTTGCGACGACGCTTGGGCAGGCCGCCGGCGGTGGTGAAGGACGCGGCGGGCTGCGGAGCGGGGGCCGGCTGTGCGGCCGGGGGGAACAGCGGAGTCGGAGCGGGCGCGGGCGCCTGGCGGTACGGAAGCGCCGCCACGTCCGCGTCACGGCCACCGGCGGCCGCGGGGGCCGCGACGGCGGCCGGGGGCGCGGGCGCGTCGCCGGTGAGAAGCTCGTCGGGCAGGAGAACCACCGCGCGTACGCCTCCATAAGGGGATACGGAGTCCACCGAGACCTTGAACCCGTAGCGGGCGGCCAGCATGCCGGAGACGGCGAATCCGAACTGTGGGGGAATGCCCAGGCTGGAGACGCTGATCGCGGCCCGGGGCGCGAGGAGAGCCGCGGCGCGGTCCTTCTCCTCCTGGCCCATGCCGAGGCCCGCGTCGTCGACGATGAGGCAGACGCCCTTCGGGACGGCCTGGATGTTGATCTCCACCGGAGTGCCGGGGGCGGAGTAGTTGGTGGCGTTGGCGAGCAGCTCGGCGAGGACCACCGCGACGGGTTCCACGGCCTTGCTGACGACGGAGAAGTTGACCTGTCCGTTGACCCGGACCCGGTCGAACTGCCGGATGCGGCCCTGGGCGCTGCGGGCGACGTCGAAGACGGACGCGACGGTCTCCCGGCGTCCGAGCCAGCCGCCGCACAGCACCGCGATGCCCTGCGCCCGGCGGCCGAACTGGCTGTTGGCGTGGTCGATGGCCATCAGGTCGGCGAGCATGTTGGGGTCGTCGCCGTATTTCTTCTGGGCGTTCTGTACGACCACTTGCTGCTCGTCCGCGAGCCCCTGAAGAGTACGCACGGCCGCCTTGAGGACGGCCTTGGTCTCCTCTTCGGCGTCCTTGCGGACCTCGGCCATTTCAGCGGCCTGCCGGTGCAGCAGACCGGTGTGGGCGACGTGGACCTCGTCCCGTTGCCGCTGCAGCGCGTCCCGCTCCTCCCGTAGTCGGGAGTTCTGTCTGCGAAGCCCGATATTGGTCTTGCGAGCCCGCAGGACGGCACCGACAGCTACCAGTGCTACGACAACCAGCGCCCAGAGGAGCAGGCCCTGTGCAAATGTCATGAGACTCACTTCAAGTGCCATGGCTGGGAAACGGCTTGACGCTTCCTCATGTGCCATGCAAACCAGGCTCATTGAGTCACGGCATGGATCACGCGGGGAAGGCCCCTCCGAAAGTGGGGCCGAGGAATTCATCCCTTCCGGAATGCCCCCATACGCCATCAGCCCACTGGAAGTAAGATGATCTTAGCATCGGCCTGTCTGGGAAATGTCAAGACCAACACGCCAGTTGCACTCTTGACGCGGAATGTTCACATCCACGCGGCCTGATGGCCCGTCGAGAGCCCTCATACAGCGTGCGGTTCGCGAGACCGGCCGTGTTCGCGGCGTGTGCATGCACCGCCCGGCCGCACAAGTCCGGCCGGGCGGTGCATGTTTCCGTCACAGCTAGCAGACGCCGGCGTGCGAGGACAACGGGGCAGTCAGCCGACGCACAGAACGAGCAGGCACAGCTGCTTCCGAGGTGCCGGCTCGGCCACCGACGTGTCCGGCGGGGGATTCGCAGCCGATGCGTCCGCACCGGTCCGCTCGGTGGAAGCGGGCGCGGTCGTATCGGGGACTGCGGCCGGGACCGGAGCCGGGGCGGGGTCTGTGGCGACGGCGTTGTCGACGTGCGTCACCTTGGACGACGCGGGTGCGCTGTGCGACGTCGCGCTCGTGGTCGCGGGGGGTTGAGCCACGGCGGCGGCCGCCGGCTGCCGGTCCGTCCGCACCGTGGCGGGCGTGGCGACGGTGATCTTCCGGTGCCGGCCCGTCGGCGTGGACGGATGAGAGCCGTGATCCCCCGAAACCCTGGTCTCCGGCTGCTCCGACACCGAGTCGGTGGTCGTCGTACGTGGCGCCGCGGTCACCGGGTCCGGCGGTGAGGCCGCCTGCGTGTGGCCGGCCGAAGGCCTGGTGGTCGGCATCGCGGCAACGGTCAGGCCGCCACCGACAAGAGCAATGGTCGTAGCGGCCAGGGCCCGACGCCGGTGCTTCTTCCAGCGCGCCAGCTGCCGGCGCCGGGCCGCCCGGCCCTGACCGGTACCGATGGGGACGGCGCCTTCGAAGCCGCTGAGTGATTCAGTGCCCGCCGCAGTGACCGATTCGGCGCCCGATTCAGCGCTCACCGCAGTGACCGATTCAGTGCCCGGCACAGTGTCCGACGCGTCCGACATCGTGTCTTCGAACGCGGCGCTACCCATCCATGCCGCATCGGAGCGATGAATGCCACGGTAGGACACCGAAGCGGGGACCTCCTCCGGACGCCAGGCCTCCCCCGCCGCCGCGATAGTGGCGACCGTGCCGTGGATGCGTCGGGCAGGTGGGGCGATGTCCGGAGCGTATGCGCCGCACCCTGGACACACGAGTGCCCCGTTGAGATTCCGGCGGCACGTGGAGCAGTAGTCCATCTGCGATCTTTCTGTGCTGACTGTGCCGCCGGTCGACCGGCGACCTGTTTCACGTTCGCACGCGGGGTCGAGCGGCCAGTAACGCTAACGGCACCGGCCGAACGTGGTGCGCAGCCCTTGTGGTGCTCCTGCGAAGATTTGCCGACGGTGGTACGCCGTTGCTGCCTGGGGTCGCCTCCCGGTGGGCGCGACGGTGACGCAGGGCGCGGTGCTGTTCCCCCGCCTGGAGGAGAAGCCGGCGTAACGCACAGGAAAGGCCGGGACGACACGAGCGGTCCCGGCCTTTTCCACTGCTCCGCCGCCTTCGGGTCAGCGGACCCAGTTCTTCAGCGGCTCCGTGTCCAGTTCGATGCCCACGGGGTCGGGCAGTTCGACAGTCTTCCCGTACGGAACCGTCACCACCTGCTCGTACCGCACGCCGTCGGGCTGCGAGTGCACCTTGACCTCGCAGGTGTCACGGTCGATCAGCAGATAGACGGGAATGCCGGTCTCGGCATACGCACGCGGCTTCTCCACGCGGTCCCGGCGGTCGGTGTCCTCGTCGTACGAGGTGACTTCGACGACCATCAGGACACCGTCGGGGCCGGCCCACTCGCCCTGGCCGACGAAGGCGCCACTGCGGGCGAGCGCACCGTCCGGGCGGGCGTTCCCCTTGCGGTACGTCTCGATTCGAAGGCCCTGTTCGGCGTAGAGCCAACGGTCCGGATCGGCCTGCATGCAAAGGCGCGTCAGCCATTCGATGATCCGCCCGTGATCCCCGTCCGGCGCAGCCTTGACTCCCAGTTTTCCGTTCACGAACTCCAGACGCAGTGCTTCTTCGGTGCGTATGGCGTGGCGGGCGAGGTCCTCGAAGACCTCCTGGGTCAGCACACTCTCCTCAACCACACCCATCACTGCCTCCTGAAGGAAACCGGGCTGCTTCCAGCGTACGGGCCCGCCACCCGGCCCGTGCCCGGTTCACCGCTCCAGCCCCTCCACGTCCCCTATGACGACGACCGGCTTCTTCTCCGGGTCGAGGATGCGGAGCAGTTCCCTCATCCGGTTCTCGGGGAGTGAGATGCAACCCTGGGTCGGACCGCCGTGGTCCACATGGATCCAGATGCCGCCACCGCGTTCCTGGCCGAGCGGGCGCACCGGGTCCAGCGGGGAGGCGCCGGGGACCCGGTTGTAGTCGACGGCGACGACGTAGTCGAAGGAACCCTCCAGGGTCTCCCCCTCGAACCCTTCACCACTCACCGCGAACTCCGGGCGCTGCTCGTACGGGAACGCGGTCTCCGGGGGTTCGAAGCGACCGCCCGCCGCCGTCAGTCCATAGACCCCCACCGGGGTGCGGAGGTCGCCCTCCCAGTGCTCGTCGGTCCAGCCGTTCAGGCCATTGTGGGCCGGCCAGCGGCCCGTGGCCGCGCGCCAGCCCCCGGCGGGATCGTCACGGGTATAGAGGACCGCAGTAGACAGGCTGGAGTCGTAGGAATCGCCCGTGACGACGAGCGCCTGCCGGGCGCCCGCCGGGATCCCGCCCCTGGTGCGCGGCCCCAGCGCGGGGATCTCACGGGGTACGAGGCGTGGCGCGTACGGACCGGGGGCGGCCCGCCCCCGGTCCCCGGCGGCTTGTGGACCCGCGACACCGGCGGAAGCAGAGGACGCCGCCCGGACCTCCTGGGTGCCGCCGGCGGTCTGGGAGGTATTGCCGCAGGCAGTGAGCAGCAGAATCGTTCCTGCACAGATGGCGTACGGGGGACGCCGGGCGGCCGATGGACGGTTCGCGGACACGGGCACTCCTCAGCGGTCGTGGGTGAAGACGGCACAGGCGGGGCTCCCCGTCATGCTTCGCCCCGCCGAACCCAGTTAACGCCGCGTCGCCGATGCGCGAATCCGCACGTGGGCCATACGGCTGTACCGCCCGCCGGACACACACATGAAAGGGGCCCGGAACCATGTCGGTCGTGTAGGTTCCGGTCCCTTCCCGCCCGTAGGGGCGCGGAGGCCTGAGGACAGGTCAGAGATCCGTGCCGTCGTACGCCTCGTCCGGGTCCACACCCATCGTGATCGAGCCGACGACACCCCGCGCCATGTGGCGCTTGCGGTACGAGAGCTTCATCAGCCCGCCCGTGGCCCCGCTCCGGTCGTAGATCCCCGGCGCGCCGCAGTGCCAGATGTCGACGGCTGCGTGCGCGACCGGCTTGCAGGTGCCGGAGTCGATCACCTTGAGCCGGAGGGTGAGGGGGATGCCCTCCTTGTCCTCGTGATGTCCTTCCGGAACTTGTCGGCGTCGATGTAGTACGGCCCCTCGGTCGTCTCCGAGGTGAGCCGGTAACACACCTCTCCCGATCCACCGCCGGACTTCTTGGCACCGGCCGTTTCCTCGTCGGCCGAGGCACTGGCAACGGCACTGGCCCCGATCCCGGCGGCCACGATCGTCGCATCCCCGGCGAGCACCATCCTGCGCCGCGTCATGTCCTTCTTGTGCGCGGGCCGTTGAGTCCCTGTCATGAACGCCGAGGCCAGACAGGGAAGCTGGGAGTGGCGTGCGGGCTGTGCGTTGCGGTGAGGCCGCGGCCGTCACACCCGGCCGAGCCGCCCGCCCTTCACATCCCGGACGAGCCCGGCAAACGCCACGGACGTGACCACCAGTTCCGTACCGGGATCATCGCCCTCGCGGAGCCGTATCCGGTCCCCGGCGGCGGCGAGCTCGACGCAGTCCGAGGAATCACCCCCGCCGGAGAACGAGGACTTCTGCCACATGGTGTCCGGAGTCATGCCGGGACCTTTCACACGCTTTGCACGAGGCGATGAATGAAGTCCCGTGACTCTACGACCCCGAGCGCTACGCCCTCCACCTTGCGCATGAGCTCCCGGTAGCGGCTGAGTTGTGCCTCCGCGTCAAGAAGAGCACCACCATGCGGTGTGTCCATCAGTACGGTGTCCAGCTGCGGCACCGATCCGCCGGCGTAGACAAGCGGGTCGCAGACTCCAGCGAAACCGTCCACAGCAAATGGCACCACGCGCACAGATACATGCTGTAGTTCCGACTGCTGAAGAATGTGCTCCAGCTGCCCCCGGGCAATCTTGCTGTCGCCTGCTCGAATCCTCAGCGCCGCTTCGTGAATCACCGCCTGATAGGGCACGGGACGGTCACCCGCCAGGATCTCCTGGCGCCGCAGCCGGAACCGTACGCGCAACTCAAGCTGTTCATCCGAGAGGCCCGGCACCGTGGAGGCAAAGATGGCCCGGATCTGCTCCTCGGTCTGAAGCAGCCCGGGAATCTGCACACTCTGAAACGTTCTCAGGTGGGTAGCGCTGTCCTCAAGTTCAGCCAGATCGAGGTAGCCGGAAGGCACCGACTCCCGAAACGCTTCCCACCAACCACGGGCCCGCTCGGCCGCCATCGCCGCGAGGGCCTCGACGAGTGCGACGTCGTCGCACGCGTAGTGACTGGCGAGGTAACGGACACGCTCCGCGCTCACACCCACGCGTGCCGATTCCATCGCCGAGATCTTGGTCTCGGCGATTCCGATGACCCGCGACGCTTCACGACCGCTCAGACCCGCTCGCTCCCTGAGCTTTCGCAGCTCGACACCGAGCCGTTCCTGACGGGCAGTGACGATACTTCTCGCCGGCATACAGCCCTCCCTCCAAGCGAGTTGAGTGATCGCAGTATCCCACCACCGCTTGACCGGGGTTCATTTGAACCCCTACCGTTTGTGACGCGACGCACACGCTGCGAAACCGGGACCCCGGAAGCGCACCGCCCCGCCATGCCATGACGGGTACGGCATGCCACCGCCCACAGACTGCCGCGCCCACAACCCCTCACGCACCAACGGGAGTTCCCGTATGCCGAACTCGCCCACGAGCACCGACGCCCCCTGGGAATACACGCTCTACATCCCTCACGACCCCCGCGCGGTCACGGTCTCCCGCCGCACTCTGCGCCTGATCCTCACCCTGCACGGCCTGCTCCCCCTCTCCGAAACCGCCGAGCTCGTCGCCACCGAGCTGGTCAGCAACGCGGTACGCCACACCAAGGGCCCGGCCGCGTTACGTCTGCGCTGGGCAAGCCGCGTACTGCGCATCGGCGTCTGGGACGCGGACCCCACCCCACCGGCGCCACCGCTGTCCGCATCCGCAGAAGCCGAAAACGGGCGCGGGCTCGACCTCGTCCGCAACTGCACTGATGGCTGGGGCTGGTATCAGCTCAGCAGCAACGGCAACTCAGGCAAGTTCGTCTGGTGCGAACTTGCCTCTATCGGAGCATGAGTTGCTCCGGTCCTCGTCCCAATGCCGTATCAACCAACCTTGATCTAACTGTGAGTTGACACCCTGGCCGATCACCAGGAAATCAAGAGGTCCACCAGATCGAAACCGGCCGAGCAACCCCTGCCGTTCTCCACCTGGAGCCTGGTCAGGCTCGCCGACTTCCCGGTCGCCGTTGGCGTGGCCGGTCAGTCTCCGCCATGGAGATCTCCACGGAGCGCGGCAACGATGTCCGACCAGGCCCTGGCACCGAGGGCCGCGTCGGTCTCCGCGGTGCCGCCGTAGCGGAACTGCCCGGAGTGCCTGGCAGGCCCTTCCCCGGGCAAACGGGGTCGGTGTCCGGCATCGGATGAGGTCACGAGCCTGGCTGGGCGTTGCCCTGCCAACGCGCGCCGTGCGGCCAGTTCCTGCGCGAATTCCAGCGACGGCCACATCTGATCGTCCCCGCCCGCAACGAGCACGATCTCCGCGGCGGATCGTTCGATGGGGATCGCGGCCTTCTGCGCAGCCTCGGTAAAGGCCTGCCAACTTTGCTCGTAGAGCGTCCGGCAGGCGATCGGCGCGCCCTCCGGCTCTTGCGGGGTCCAGTGCTCGTCGTAGGGAACGAACGGGACGGGCTCACCCTTCCAGGTCCACGACGACCGATAGGGGTAGGCATCCCCGTCGGTTCCGGGGCCGACGTTCGCCCAGACCACGGAGGTGGGCGACAGGGCCACCACCGCATCGACACGCGGATCGCGGACCGCCACGAGCAGTGCCGCCTCGGCGCCCTTCGACAATCCCAGCACACCGACTCTGCCGCTTCCCCGGGCTTTCAGGAAATCGATCGCCTCGACGAAGGTCTCCAGGGGAATCTCGCAGATTCCCTCTGGCTGGCGCTCACCACCGAACCAGCGAATCGACAGGGCGGTCATCCCCGCGCGGGCGAGAACACGACAGCGGTCGGTGTCAATACGGCCACTGGAACCAGCCAGCACCAGCACCCCCACCGCGCTGCCTCCCTCGGGCTCCACCAGAACACCCTCGCAAGGCTCACTGAGGGTGCGCTCGATGATTTCCATCATTCCCCCTGATGTGGTCGCGTCTCGCGATCATCTCAGCAGGCACCGAGTCGACCGCGCGCCGCTCCCACGTCTGCCGGAAACGGCGAACATCCCCCGGCCGACCCGGCCGGGGGATGTTTCACGTGGAACCAGGTTGTACGGGCGGCTGCTACTTCTCCGCCTTGTCCTTCGCCGATGCCGCCGGCTTGCGGAGCTGGATGTTCAGCTCGCGCAGGCGGGACTCGTCCAGCTCCGTCGGGGCGCCCATCATCAGGTCCTGGGCGTTGCCGTTGAGCGGGAAGGCGATCGTTTCGCGGATGTTGGGCTCGTCGGCCAGGAGCATCACGATGCGGTCGACTCCCGGGGCGATGCCGCCGTGCGGCGGGGCGCCGAGGCGGAAGGCGCGGAGCATGCCCGCGAACTCGTGCTCGACGGTCTCGCGGTCGTAGCCGGCGATCTCGAAGGCCTTGAGCATCACATCGGGCTCGTGGTTGCGGATGGCGCCGGAGGACAGCTCGATGCCGTTGCAGACGATGTCGTACTGCCAGGCGAGGATGTCGAGGGGGTCCTTCTCCTCCAGGTCCTTCATGCCGCCCTGGGGCATCGAGAAGGGGTTGTGGGAGAAGTCGATCTTCCCGGTGTCCTCGTCCTTCTCGAACATCGGGAAGTCGACGACCCAGCAGAACCGGAAGACGCCCTCCTCGAAGTGGCCGGCGCGCTTGGCGGCCTCGACGCGGACGGCGGACATGATCTTCGAGACCTCGTCGAACTCGCCCGCGCCGAAGAAGACCGCGTGGCCGGGGGCGAGGGACAGACGCTCGGTGAGGGTCTTGATGTCGGTCTCGGTGAGGAACTTGGCGATCGGGCCGGTGAGGCCGCCGTCCTCGCCGACGCGGACCCAGGCCAGGCCCTTGGCGCCGTGCTGGACGGCGTAGTCGCCGAGGCCGTCGAAGAACTTCCGGGACTGGCCGGCGGTGTCCGGGACCGGGAGGGCGCGGACGTGCTTGCCGGCGAACGCCTTGAACTCCGAGTCGGCGAAGATGTCGGAGATGTCGACCAGTTCCAGCTGGGCGCGCAGGTCCGGCTTGTCGTTGCCGTACTTCAGCATCGCCTCGCGGAACGGGATGCGCGGGAACGGCGAGGTGACGTGGCGGCCGTTGCCGAACTCCTCGAAGAGCTCGGTCATCAGCTTCTCGATCGGCCGGAAGACGTCCTCCTGCTCGACGAACGACATCTCGACGTCGAGCTGGTAGAACTCGCCGGGCGAACGGTCGGCGCGGGCGTCCTCGTCGCGGAAGCACGGCGCGATCTGGAAGTAGCGGTCGAAGCCGGAGATCATCAGCAGCTGCTTGAACTGCTGCGGGGCCTGGGGCAGGGCGTAGAACTTGCCCGGGTTCAGGCGGGACGGGACGACGAAGTCGCGGGCGCCCTCGGGGGACGTCGCGGTGAGGATCGGGGTCGCCATCTCGTTGAAGCCGAGCGCCACCATCTTGGCGCGGATCGAGGCGATGACGGCCGAGCGCAGCATGATGTTGCGGTGCATGCGCTCGCGGCGCAGGTCCAGGAAGCGGTACTCCAGGCGCCGCTCCTCGTTGACCCCGTCCTCGGCGTTGATCGTGAAGGGCAGCGGGGCGGCCTCGCCCAGCACCTCGACCTCGGTGACCTCGATCTCGATCTCGCCGGTCGGGAGCTCCGGGTTCACGTTGTCGGCGCCGCGCGCGGAGACCTTGCCGTCAATCCGTACGACGGTCTCCTTGGTGAGCTTCGCCAGGGCCTCGTTGCCGGGGGTGCCGGGACGGGCGACGAGCTGCACCAGACCGTAGTGGTCGCGCAGATCGATGAAGAGGATGCCGCCCAGGTCTCGGCGATTGTGCAGCCAGCCGCTCAGTCGGACGTCGGTGCCGACGTCAGAGGCGCGGAGCTCGCCGCAGGTGTGGGACCTGTACCGATGCATTCTCGTTCATCCAGTCTTCGCGGTTCGGGGTGGATTCAGCCTCCCCAGGCTACCGCCCGCACCCGTACCAAATCATTGACATTGACATTTCAAGATCATCCGAGGGCCGGGAGACGACCTCCGAGGGGTGCCCGGACCGTTCCCGTTCCGCGCCCGGAACGGCCTCGGGCGGCTGCCCACGGTGGTGTCCGCAGCGCAGACCTTCTCGGAGTAGGGCAATACCCGGCACCACCGGCGCGCACGACGGTTCCGTCCTCAGGCGCCGGACGGGCTGGAGCGCCCGCCCCGCTCTCCGCGCAGTTCACCGAGGATGCCGAAGGCCGCCGCGCAGGCCGGCACCGCGAGCAGCATGCCCAGCAGGCCCGCCACACTGGCGCCCGCGGTGATCGCGATCATGATGGTGGCCGGGTGCATCTGGACCGTACGGCTCTGGATCATCGGCTGCAGGACGTGGCCCTCCAGCACCTGTACCGCGAGCACGACCCCCAGCGCCCAGAGCGCGATCACGAACCCCCGGTCGGCGAGCGCGACGAGCACCGCGACCGTGCCGGAGATGAACGCCCCGAGGTAGGGGATGTAGGCGCCGACGAAGACCAGCGCACCGAGCCCCACCGCACCCGGCACTCTCAGGATCAGCAGACCCACGGTGATGCACACCGCGTCGATCAGCGCGATGAACGTGGTGCCGCGCATGAAGCCCTGCACGGCCTCGAAGGCCCGCCGCCCCATGGCCTCGACCAGGTCCCCGGTGCCGCGCGGGGCGATCGAGTGGGCGAGGCCCGCGGCCTTGTCGGAGTCGCGCAGGAAGAAGAAGGTCAGCAGGAGGGCGAGGACGCTGGTCGCGATCAGCGAGCCGATCAGGCTGATCCCGGACAGGAGCCCGCCCGCGGCGCTCGCGCCGAACTTCTGGACGAGTTTCTGGGCGTTCACGGCGAGGTCGTTCACATTGGTCTGCTTGCTGATCCCGAAGTGGTCGACGACCCACTGCGCGGTGTCCTTCAGCGAGCGGAGGATCTGGTCGCCGGTGTCGACCAGCGCGGTGACGACGATGTAACCGGCCCCGCCGACCACCGCGACGAGCAGGGCGCAGGTGAGCCCCGCGGCCAGCGAACGGTTCATTCCGCGGGCGGTCAGCCGACGGTGGACCGGTCCGAGCAGCGCCGTACCGAGCAGCG
This region includes:
- a CDS encoding Uma2 family endonuclease; the protein is MGVVEESVLTQEVFEDLARHAIRTEEALRLEFVNGKLGVKAAPDGDHGRIIEWLTRLCMQADPDRWLYAEQGLRIETYRKGNARPDGALARSGAFVGQGEWAGPDGVLMVVEVTSYDEDTDRRDRVEKPRAYAETGIPVYLLIDRDTCEVKVHSQPDGVRYEQVVTVPYGKTVELPDPVGIELDTEPLKNWVR
- the aspS gene encoding aspartate--tRNA ligase, whose translation is MHRYRSHTCGELRASDVGTDVRLSGWLHNRRDLGGILFIDLRDHYGLVQLVARPGTPGNEALAKLTKETVVRIDGKVSARGADNVNPELPTGEIEIEVTEVEVLGEAAPLPFTINAEDGVNEERRLEYRFLDLRRERMHRNIMLRSAVIASIRAKMVALGFNEMATPILTATSPEGARDFVVPSRLNPGKFYALPQAPQQFKQLLMISGFDRYFQIAPCFRDEDARADRSPGEFYQLDVEMSFVEQEDVFRPIEKLMTELFEEFGNGRHVTSPFPRIPFREAMLKYGNDKPDLRAQLELVDISDIFADSEFKAFAGKHVRALPVPDTAGQSRKFFDGLGDYAVQHGAKGLAWVRVGEDGGLTGPIAKFLTETDIKTLTERLSLAPGHAVFFGAGEFDEVSKIMSAVRVEAAKRAGHFEEGVFRFCWVVDFPMFEKDEDTGKIDFSHNPFSMPQGGMKDLEEKDPLDILAWQYDIVCNGIELSSGAIRNHEPDVMLKAFEIAGYDRETVEHEFAGMLRAFRLGAPPHGGIAPGVDRIVMLLADEPNIRETIAFPLNGNAQDLMMGAPTELDESRLRELNIQLRKPAASAKDKAEK
- a CDS encoding roadblock/LC7 domain-containing protein encodes the protein MNPDLSWVLNDVLQVPGARHAILVSADGLLLANSSQIGRDDAETVAAAMSSMQSLSRAVAPFIGTQTPGRWRQTLLEYEHGWIFLIAAGTGAYLAAAAAADVDMEAMSFRMQQQVTALGKAMTTPLRQNAGSEA
- a CDS encoding DUF742 domain-containing protein: MTTPGEEQAVSSGFVRSYVITGGRGLPDAEGLSLVTLVMIAPDRQRPPNPSPEVRAIWDLCSGGYLSVAEVAGHLELPVGVARLLLNDLTEQGHLIRRKAPPPAQLVDRKILEEVLHGLHVRFG
- a CDS encoding AI-2E family transporter, with amino-acid sequence MQTPKPLLPDGARRTAAWCGVVLLVTGVAAVAVWLCVIFKTAVTPVLLALLGTALLGPVHRRLTARGMNRSLAAGLTCALLVAVVGGAGYIVVTALVDTGDQILRSLKDTAQWVVDHFGISKQTNVNDLAVNAQKLVQKFGASAAGGLLSGISLIGSLIATSVLALLLTFFFLRDSDKAAGLAHSIAPRGTGDLVEAMGRRAFEAVQGFMRGTTFIALIDAVCITVGLLILRVPGAVGLGALVFVGAYIPYLGAFISGTVAVLVALADRGFVIALWALGVVLAVQVLEGHVLQPMIQSRTVQMHPATIMIAITAGASVAGLLGMLLAVPACAAAFGILGELRGERGGRSSPSGA
- a CDS encoding DUF397 domain-containing protein, whose protein sequence is MTPDTMWQKSSFSGGGDSSDCVELAAAGDRIRLREGDDPGTELVVTSVAFAGLVRDVKGGRLGRV
- a CDS encoding ATP-binding protein; this translates as MTFAQGLLLWALVVVALVAVGAVLRARKTNIGLRRQNSRLREERDALQRQRDEVHVAHTGLLHRQAAEMAEVRKDAEEETKAVLKAAVRTLQGLADEQQVVVQNAQKKYGDDPNMLADLMAIDHANSQFGRRAQGIAVLCGGWLGRRETVASVFDVARSAQGRIRQFDRVRVNGQVNFSVVSKAVEPVAVVLAELLANATNYSAPGTPVEINIQAVPKGVCLIVDDAGLGMGQEEKDRAAALLAPRAAISVSSLGIPPQFGFAVSGMLAARYGFKVSVDSVSPYGGVRAVVLLPDELLTGDAPAPPAAVAAPAAAGGRDADVAALPYRQAPAPAPTPLFPPAAQPAPAPQPAASFTTAGGLPKRRRKSPVSVVPSAEPEPARSNEETASRLGAFQRGTRSGRDTTTMEGPEIQ
- a CDS encoding acyl-CoA thioester hydrolase/BAAT C-terminal domain-containing protein, with protein sequence MMEIIERTLSEPCEGVLVEPEGGSAVGVLVLAGSSGRIDTDRCRVLARAGMTALSIRWFGGERQPEGICEIPLETFVEAIDFLKARGSGRVGVLGLSKGAEAALLVAVRDPRVDAVVALSPTSVVWANVGPGTDGDAYPYRSSWTWKGEPVPFVPYDEHWTPQEPEGAPIACRTLYEQSWQAFTEAAQKAAIPIERSAAEIVLVAGGDDQMWPSLEFAQELAARRALAGQRPARLVTSSDAGHRPRLPGEGPARHSGQFRYGGTAETDAALGARAWSDIVAALRGDLHGGD
- a CDS encoding SCO2400 family protein is translated as MDYCSTCRRNLNGALVCPGCGAYAPDIAPPARRIHGTVATIAAAGEAWRPEEVPASVSYRGIHRSDAAWMGSAAFEDTMSDASDTVPGTESVTAVSAESGAESVTAAGTESLSGFEGAVPIGTGQGRAARRRQLARWKKHRRRALAATTIALVGGGLTVAAMPTTRPSAGHTQAASPPDPVTAAPRTTTTDSVSEQPETRVSGDHGSHPSTPTGRHRKITVATPATVRTDRQPAAAAVAQPPATTSATSHSAPASSKVTHVDNAVATDPAPAPVPAAVPDTTAPASTERTGADASAANPPPDTSVAEPAPRKQLCLLVLCVG
- a CDS encoding ATP-binding protein, producing MPNSPTSTDAPWEYTLYIPHDPRAVTVSRRTLRLILTLHGLLPLSETAELVATELVSNAVRHTKGPAALRLRWASRVLRIGVWDADPTPPAPPLSASAEAENGRGLDLVRNCTDGWGWYQLSSNGNSGKFVWCELASIGA
- a CDS encoding L,D-transpeptidase family protein, with the protein product MPVSANRPSAARRPPYAICAGTILLLTACGNTSQTAGGTQEVRAASSASAGVAGPQAAGDRGRAAPGPYAPRLVPREIPALGPRTRGGIPAGARQALVVTGDSYDSSLSTAVLYTRDDPAGGWRAATGRWPAHNGLNGWTDEHWEGDLRTPVGVYGLTAAGGRFEPPETAFPYEQRPEFAVSGEGFEGETLEGSFDYVVAVDYNRVPGASPLDPVRPLGQERGGGIWIHVDHGGPTQGCISLPENRMRELLRILDPEKKPVVVIGDVEGLER
- a CDS encoding helix-turn-helix domain-containing protein, which produces MPARSIVTARQERLGVELRKLRERAGLSGREASRVIGIAETKISAMESARVGVSAERVRYLASHYACDDVALVEALAAMAAERARGWWEAFRESVPSGYLDLAELEDSATHLRTFQSVQIPGLLQTEEQIRAIFASTVPGLSDEQLELRVRFRLRRQEILAGDRPVPYQAVIHEAALRIRAGDSKIARGQLEHILQQSELQHVSVRVVPFAVDGFAGVCDPLVYAGGSVPQLDTVLMDTPHGGALLDAEAQLSRYRELMRKVEGVALGVVESRDFIHRLVQSV